Within Quercus lobata isolate SW786 chromosome 5, ValleyOak3.0 Primary Assembly, whole genome shotgun sequence, the genomic segment GCTTGAAGAGATGTCATGGATAATGGTCGAAGACATGCTAGTATTTTTCCACCTGTTGGTGGACGAATACCTTCAAGAACCATGATCTTCATGAGAAGACTACAAAAAGGAAGACATGTTCATACTGCCATTTGAGCTTCTGTTTTCCCAATGGTCTGAAAAATGTGGGCACAAATGTCAATCGAAACTTCGGTGATGAGATCACATAGGAATTGTGCTCGTCCAAGGTTGATGAAGCTAGTTTTAGACAGTGGGTAGAGGTTGAAGAACATGATCAAAGTGAGAGTCTTCAGATTAGGTGCAAACTTTGCAGTGCCTATGGATGTGCCTTTGCTTGAAATCTCATGATCAGGCCCAAGAATTTGAAGAATGTCTTATACCTGAGGAAGTCTATCATCATATGGAGTGAGGTCTACATTGGCCGGTCTATTGATTCGAAGAACCTTTGCAATGTAGTATGGATTGATGCTGAACTCCTTTCCTTGTACCCAACACTTCAACTCAACTCCGGTGTATCTAGCATTTGAATAGAACTCCTTAACCAATTCATCAATCGGGTCCTCGAAGTTCTCGAACAGATCAGCCCAATCTTTTGCTTCAAAGATCCTGGGAATAAATGTTGTTCCCAAGGTATCAAATTTTACAACCCTTTCCATCACAGTAGGAGCATCGTCAAAAATGCTTGAGAAAGTCTGTGAATTGAGGGGAGTCTTGAATCTCTCACTTTTTGAATCTTGACATGAACAACGAGTCTGTTTTGAAACAGGGGATGATGGAACATCAATCACATGTTCTTTTCCTCGAGAGGAATGGCGAGACATTTGCAAAAGAACATACTCACAGTAGAGAACCAAGTGCGAAACCACAAGACACAAACATTAACTTTATTAGATCCAAGTTAGTACATGAAATAAGCACACATTGTTATTTAGAAAGACATATCAATCAATCATGGTAAATGAACCAAGTATGCAGTATTTAAGCATGAGCAACACTGGTGCATGTGGTGTGCAAATGTGATGAATGTGCAGGCACAGCTAAGTAACTATCTTTGAGACATATTACTATGAGCATGATATGCACAACACAGCACAATCATGATATATTACttaaaaatgagaaggaaacaTGAAAACATGTAAAACAAGCATCATATTATCAAAAACAACAGATCCCATTCAacacacttaataaaataaacccaACCCATATTCGAACATCATGTTTTTCAAATCTCAACAACAATTCAAAAATCAAGGAATCAAAGGCTATAAACATGGAATACTTTGAGAAAAATAGAAagcccataccttttcttgaattttgaagAAGAGATGATGATGAAAATGATGGATTTTTTAGAGAAACACGGTGAGTTTGTGAGAGAGATGAACGGacaagacaatgaacagtcaaaGTGAgcgagggaaaaactgaaaagtttttaaaaactatCCTTAAAGCGCAAAGCATGcgatttttgagactaaaatgAGTCACGAATAAGTCACCAAAAACTCCTgagacaaaatttgaaaaatttgtctaaGTGTTTTTTGCGACAAAAAGGTCCACCCGCGAGGAAGCCGCAAAGGGAGCCACGAAACTTTCTAAGTAAACCTTGCGACTGGAGCTTCAATTTGCGAACAAGTTGCCAAACTGAGTTACAAGAAATCTAAAAACccagatttttgaaaaaaatttctatttctttttcgcGACTGGGACTTTGACCAGCCAGTGAGTCGCGAAAACATTTTGTGTAAGCTTGTGACTAGGGCATGCAACTGGCTTGACCTGCGAGGCAAGTCGCAAGAATAGGGTTGcatagtttttgaaatttttgaaaattttcaaaataaaaacactttctaaaaacaactaaaacactcaaaaatctttttgtgtttgatcaacatatAATTGAGCATGTGCAACATATTTAATCAAGtataatcacacaaatgaataagacattcattgaacatagacatgtgtgatgtgtgtgggtaccAATGATGAGATAGTctttagtctaatgtgaagtttcaatgatcaatttaaCCAAGTCATACACAATTAGAACAAGGAAAAGtgaccaatctcaattatagaaatatgcatatatgacctcccacataacttgattacataattttgaagcttttcatttggcttcatacacaacatatcatttgatctttttgaatcaatacatttcattttgagatcgatgcttgaaatttttgatatttcaatttgatgagcaagcctttggctttttgggcaccATACATTTTCATAAAGGTCGGtttcccttttttctagtcaaatactagtctGTGCAACGACTTTTGCAGcttattatctcttttcattttgagatttacatttgttaagctctttaagcaaaaaaagaaaaaaaaaataaaaaagtgggaagatatataggcataaGTCTATGCAAGTTTTAAGATTAGCAAaaccattgactaatcattcatgacaagtttgaagatctatttgcaacaatcacatagatgtcaagatttttcccacaatgatatgagtgcataaataacaagctatgctcgtaaatgcacaaagccattagtacaaaggtacaaggcaaaacatgcTTGTGACAATACACAATAATgccgatcaaactttttggattttctactttttatgtgtttttggatttttacacaaaaaacaagtaaagattgataataaaaaaaaaaaatgtaaaaacattcaaagcaaatagcaaacaaataaacaaaaatagtcaaaactTGCTGAAGAGATAACACAAATCACACAAGCAATCAATGCCACAAAAcgtaggaagtattaatgcatggacatgtggtAATCCTTATGCAtgtgtacccttcttcacccacacaaCACTtgtgtttggggtgatatccctaggGGATTGGGTACGATCGTTGTGACTTTCAAACCTTCAGGTGAAGCTTGCCAAACAAGtggtgaatgcatcaatcatcCTCATTACATCCCTCACTCTAGGATCACCTTCTTGAACATTTGATTCCCTTTGCCATGTTTTGGTCCTCTCGACCTTTGAGCACTTGAATTCTTCAATGCTTGaagcttatgacaattgggtCTGGTGTGTCCTTGAATTCCACAATGATGGCAGAAATGTTGAGTTCTcggacctctttgtgattttgggaGAGATTTCCCTTTACCCTTAAATTTGACCACTGATTGGTTAGGAGGCTTAGTCAATAACCTTTGGCTAGTCACATTCCGCTTCTTCTCCACCTTCACTTTCTCAACAGTAGTGGTAGCTACCATTAGTTCCTtggctttcacaaacttcatttCCTTGGATATATTAGCAACCGAATTGCTCTCTCCGATGCATCCCAATCCGCTTCTATCGAAGAATGGTTTTTGATGAGCAAGtacatcatcaagcttcttggagGAAACCCGCTCTACTTTAGCATTCGCTTGAATCACCTCAAGGATAaggaatttgatttttgaataaCCTTCGGTTAACTGTCCGTTCAGTGTCTCCATTTCACATTTGGTCTCCTTATATTGCACTAGAAGACTTTTATAATCTTCCTCTAcccttttcatctttttaatggCTGCCTTAGCCACTCTTGCATATTCTCCTGACTTCTCAAGGAGGGAATAGTATGTTTCTTGCAGTCCCACTGTTCTTTCATCATCCTCAACATTGGATTCTTCTACTACTCCCATTGATTCCACTATAGTGTGCTCCCCAAGCTCTTCCACTATCAAACTCAAGTAATCTGAAGATTCAACGAGAGCAATGGTCATAAAGGAGGAGTAGTTCCCTTCTCCATCATAGCTTCCTTCCGAATCTAAATTGGAAGAGTCTGAATCATTAAGAGTagtggcatacaccttgccaTTCCCTCTCAAATAATTGGGACACTCTTTCTTGAGATGTCCATGTCCGTTGCATTTGAAGCACGTGATTCCTTGAAAGGATTGAGACTCCTTCCCATCTTTCCTCTTGACgtcctttttctcctttctaaAACTTGGGGAATTTTCCCTTCTCAGCaaatttttcattcttcttgaacttcaagaacttccgAAAATTCCGGATATGCTACATCTTTCtcaacctcatcctcatccgATGAGTCATGAGCTTTCACCCTTTCATTAATCATCTTAAGAGCAAaggatttgctcttcctttgtgaTGGCAATGATAGCTCATAAGTTTGAAGTGAGCCAATTAGTTCTTGAACTTTGatatcatcaaggtccttgctctcttcaattgctgtaaCCTTTGCATGGAAGCtctccggcaatgatcgaaagATTTTCCTCACTATCTTTGAGTCCTCCATCTTTTCACCTAAGTTGAACTTGCCAATAACCACCTTATTCAGCTTGCCATAGAATAAGTTGAATAACTCGTCTTCACTCATTTTTAGCTCTTCAAAtcgagtggttagcatctgcaaCTTAGTATCCTTCACCTTCTTGGTGCCTTCATATGCGGTCTCCAATATTTGCCACGCCTCCTTGGCAATTGTAACATGAGATATCTTGTGAAACTCATCTGGAgatacaccaaaaaaaatagcatttagtgCCTTGCTATTTGCATTTGCTGTCGCAAGGGCTgacttatcccaagtggatttagCGGCCTCCGGCCTAGTCCATCCTACATCTACCGCATCCCAAACACTTTCATCAATTGAACATAGAAATGCTCTCATCTAGACtttccaaaaggcataattgcttccatcaaaatatggtggagcattGAGTGATTGAGGTTGATCCATCTCAAacggggtcaaggatcacacttaggttaTTAAATCATAGCAAGtgcacccgctctgataccaattgaaagttcaaatagtgtgtaaaacacctatgaaaGTTTAGATCCCGattttacaaattaccaacacaatCTTATAATCAAACAGTGTATGTGCAGAATATGATAATAAGCTAAAatagaattggtaaaacaatctaaatcgaaattaatcacaaccacatcagtaattaaaagtaaaagataaagggaagagagatgcaaatacaaagacaacacagtgatgtgttatcgaagaagaaactgGAGTCCTCGGTAAAAAACCTCTTCGCTACCCttcaagcggtcaataatccactagagtataaagttgggatacatgaatagtagaagaccctccatgcctaatctacccagtgcacctaagccctctaagcttcttgctccaacagggttacatCGAACCTTGttttctctagcttaccggatctCGTAATAGCCCATTGcctcaaccaaaatgaattggccCCTTCCGAATTGCTTCCCAAGTAGCAAAATGCCTCCTCacaaatatgggtatggtgagataaggatttggctaatgtacctctcaaggatgtatcaatggaaagggtgaaagtagaggaatttggagaatcaaaggatgaagattatggatgagtcaatcttgtttttctctaggatttctctctcaaaattctctttagaAGCActttacatttcgtgggtataaaggTATTTGTAGTAGGGTGAGTGAGGAACACGAATAGTCAATTTCCATCAAACAGGGCATTCTGGCGACTCGAGCTCGCTACTGGAACGAGTCGTGAGTTTGAGTCTTGAGTTAACTTCCTGGCCAGtctggaagttttgtcctgtagtgctccaactagcgTGACCCTTCTACtccccctgcatgcttcacacatgtgccACCTTTGGTGACTTGCCAATCACGAGCTAatcgtgagatccagtcgcgaggctcttcttgagtgcacactcttgagcttttcttcacactctctcacatactacccttacatgattcccacctaaatacagggtttctaaagcAAATTTGCAttgaataaagccaacaaaataattgaataaattcaacctttcAAAGATTACCCGCGAAAAAcgtgtgtttttagtttttaaaagcatatagtgacagtttttcaaaatttttgtgttttgccTCCTCCGAGCCTTTGTCAACCCAAAACTCATTTTCTCtaaaaaacccaccaaaatctCAAGATCAATCACTTCTAAGACTCATCTAAGGTATGTTTCAACatctttttacttttgattCCTTAGATTAAGCCGTAAATTCTAGGATTTCTAGGGTTAGGTATTATTTTGAAAGGGTTGGGAAAAActaaaattcttgaaatttttttgatttttttgattgggctgtgtcccattttgtttgtttgtgtttttgttggcCCCAAGTggcattttaacatgtatttatgCAAGTTTTTCACATATTCATACATTGTTTTACATGTTAATGGTTTGTATGCATACTATGTGTTTGATGAAATACCTAAATGGCATTTTGGTGTTGTTTTGGACTTCGATGAGTATCTAACTTTAGGGATTACCATGATTATgcatgtttatcatgttttgatcattaGTTGTGTGTTTTACATACTTTGACCCATGCATGCTCTATCATGCCTTAATCATGCATCACATATGCACACTTGATGCACACTTAATGCACATACTTGATCATTTGATATGTTTTGCATTTTACTCATGCTAGATAAGTAGTGTTACATGTTTAGCACTTAAAACATGATCTGGTGACAttaggttttatgtttttatgttctttttaggACTAGTTGTTTGGTTTTAGGACTAACTTGGAACTAATCAAGTTTGTTTCCTTGTTCTGTTTTTGTCCTTGTTCCTTTGTTGTGTGTCTATTCTTTTTTGTAGGTGTATTGTCATTCCTCTCGTGATAAAGAACAAGTGATTGACCTCACGTCATCCCCTGTGTCAAAGAGGACCCAGCATTCATCCGATGACTTTGACAGAAAGAGATTCAAGACTCTCTTGGACTCTTAGACGTTCTTTAGCATCTTTAAGAATGTGAGGTTTGACACCTTGGGATCTACTTTTATCCCTAAGATTTTTGCGGATaaagattgggcaaacttgtttaGAAACTTTAAGGATCCTATTGATGAGTTGGTCAAGGAGTACTACTCAAATGCTAGGTTCATAGGAGCTGAACTAAAGTGTTGGGTTCGAGGAAAGGATTTTATCATCACTCTAGACTATCTTGCAAAGATCTTTCGCATCAATCATCTAGAAAATGTGAACATCTCTCCATATGATGATAGACTTGCCCCAGTGAAAGATATTCTTGACATTCTAGGAGTTGATCATGAGATTTCTGCCAAAAGACACGTCCATTGGAACTGCGAAGTTTGGACTAGAATTGAAGACTCTCACATTGATCATGTTCTTCAACCTTTATCCACTGACCAACACTGGATTCATTAATCTTGGAAGAGCACAGTTTTTGTGTGATCTCATTACAAGTGCTCCAATTGACATTTGTGCTCACATTTTCCAAACTATAGGGAAAATAGCAAGATGATCAGCGGCATGGATGTGTCTTCCATTCTGTAGTCTCATCATGAAAATCATGGTACTTAAAGGTGTTCATCCACCAAAAGATGGAACTACCTTACTCCATCAATGCCCAATATCCCTGGTGTCTCTCCAAATGAGCAAAAGTCACTCTTCTATTGAACTAGGAAAGCAAAGTCCCTCCAAAAAACCAAAGAGCGACTCTTCCCTACATGCCACTCCTTCTGGTCATCGTTCAGCTGCTCTCTCTACCCCCGGGGATCCAAAGACTGCATTTCCACACACTTCTAAGCTGCAGTCTACTAGCACTCAGCCGGGACCATCTAGTTCTCATTACAATAGGTTAACTACTTTGGTTAAGGGTTTACATGAGCATATTTCAGGCCTTGCTAATGTTATCTACTCCACCAACAACTAGGTTTAGATGCATTTAACAACCATTAAGACATAGTTGGAAGAGATTCAATGCAAGCTAGAGGAGAGCCTTTAGCAATttgtgccaaaaagggggagagcatcaCAAGAAAGGAAGTGTGCATATTGAAAGAGGGAGTTTTGTGTGCTCAAAAGGAGGAAGCTTACCTATAGTCACACACTTTTGGATAGTCTAACCATTGTTTGGCTAGTCTAGTTTACTTTTTAAAGTGTTTATAACTTATGGATATTTacattgctttcttttaaagctttaaagtactttagtttaaatttaagtttatcTTTAGTACTatttgtgtattttgttttttatagcCTTCTTGATGCTTATTGATTTCTATCACTTTTAGCTTTAGTTTCTTTAATGCATCATGCTTGTTGCGTGTCTGGATGATTATTTACTAgataaatgttcattgtagtcattcctTAATGACTATTAATGTTTGATCAAGTTATGCTTCATAGCTTATATCTTGCTTAATATCTTGATTGCATTTTATTTGCTCCTATATATACCTTGTGTTAAACTTGTCATGagcttaataaattttttgtttatgtgcGAGTGTTTCAGGATACAGGTGTATACGATGCAAGTGCTTCATAGCTTCTAGAATTAGGTGTAAGTGAGTTTTGCCTATGTttccaaactcacgtttaagtctaaaGTCTGTTTAAGGGTTTTGTCAACataatagccaaagggggagattgtaaagttgtgatttaaaactattttgtgttggttttaattccgtgcaaaatttgattgtaattttattcaatcatttttccctgtatttatgtgatttttaattgtaagggatgagtgtgagagagtgtgtaGACTCAAGCTTAAAATGAAGAACAAATGGATTTCGCAAGAAGCTCGTGAGAACCTAACCCTCAAAGTAGCCATGtgtagagcacatgactggaatgcgaagagtcatgacagCCTGGAGTTTTCGAGAGTGTCTCataggtaaggccttcccgcgaaaTACTCGCGGAACATTCTGTTTGGCTAATTTGTCATGTTTGTTTTACTaagtct encodes:
- the LOC115990254 gene encoding uncharacterized protein LOC115990254 — its product is MKNLLRRENSPSFRKEKKDVKRKDGKESQSFQGITCFKCNGHGHLKKECPNYLRGNGKVYATTLNDSDSSNLDSEGSYDGEGNYSSFMTIALVESSDYLSLIVEELGEHTIVESMGVVEESNVEDDERTVGLQETYYSLLEKSGEYARVAKAAIKKMKRVEEDYKSLLVQYKETKCEMETLNGQLTEGYSKIKFLILEVIQANAKVERVSSKKLDDVLAHQKPFFDRSGLGCIGESNSVANISKEMKFVKAKELMVATTTVEKVKVEKKRNVTSQRLLTKPPNQSVVKFKGKGKSLPKSQRGPRTQHFCHHCGIQGHTRPNCHKLQALKNSSAQRSRGPKHGKGNQMFKKVILE